Within Crassostrea angulata isolate pt1a10 chromosome 2, ASM2561291v2, whole genome shotgun sequence, the genomic segment CATCGAGCATAAGAACTCTGAAATCCTATTGATGACATAAAACATTATACTGATACATGTGAATGATTTATGATTGTAACAACttgtaaaaagtttcattactttttaattttggtgaCAAAATAATCCACTTACAGGTAGTCTAGAAATGCAACTCTCCGGATCATTTTGACAACACAGTCGTTCCCTCTGAGTTGGCATTTCCTTACAAAAATTGCAGACACACCAAGACGGTTGTGACTGCGAAGGCCCAGGACCTTCAGGTTGCTGTGGTTCCTTGTTGCTGGAGCCCAGAATAGCAAACAAGTACCCTTGATTCTCCTCGACAACTCCTATTGGAGTTTCCTTCATCTCAGTAGGGGAGAGTGCATCAACTCTTctctaaaaaatataaaatgaaagaatataaatgcaaatttataaatttagtaTGTTATTGTATATTATTACATATTAGCCGATAATAAGGGTTTAGTGCATAATTAAtacatttcttcaaaatttacataTGCAAAAGGAATCATGCATTATATATGCAAAAGGAACCATGCAGTATGcaatttcattatattcaaaCTTATAAATACCAGTATTGTCATTGTTTCTGTGTATTATTCTGTACTGTACATGCTCCTATAGCTAGAGGGACTTTATTCAGTCTGTTGAAATTACATGTCCGACTTAATacaaaatggaaataaaaaactataattttatttagtaTATACCTCAATGTCTCGCCTATGCTATTCCAGTGCTGCAAGGGCATTAGTTGTTTTTTTCCttgttttagtgcatttttctcttgttttaattatttacaattttctatttatttaccTGGGAGTTAAGCTGCgggttataagcaagatacagagctttgcgcacaatgctactgtatgtttgtacacaaagcaGATGTCATGCTTTAGTTTCTTATGCCCCTTCTTCAAcaatgaattgcataaaatcaacacaaatttttgatatttttttcaaacataagtaaatgaaaacgacgtcttttaaacagtttccgtagtcctgacacattattattttgAGGATACAGGTAAAAGCATTATCggtgttcttaaaaaaatattgcaacgaaaaatcatctttgtttgtgGACATTTGTTGTTTATCAATAAAGCTGAaaataatttgtacaaaagagcgacatgcctgccaatacatAATTTCAAGTATAACTCTTTAacatgtgacaacatttttcagttatGTTTATTCATCAGTCAAGTGAGTTTGGATATGAAACGTCATatgaaatgaattcatgcctggtaaacgaaaatcgtttataatggagaaggccaattaaatttttaatgtttttaatttgaggaattgagcgcaatctttctggtgcattgaggtacatttttcttctttaacatatagaattttttttatattgcatatgatatcgaaCATTCAAGAAATAGATACACACcttattgttgacatttacataatcaAGCTTTAAGCTGCTGTTAAGCCtataataatgctattaatttcactacactctacatacatgtagttagaataatctgtgtctcgggacaggccttcaccgcagttaaaatgcctctcatatacccgtaatgtagcaaaaaattgcagaatcgctccgaaacggttttggagaaaattaatgaaactgcattgaaaatgacagtcaaattattcataacaaaccattttgaggctgtaaatacttttcatctaaaaaataaattcatgttaatgaagaattcaacactttttcaccaacgtttttactcgcttcaaatttacacaccatgttgaaaTTCGGAACtttcgggatttttcatattaaacgcACTGAGAGTTATCTCTTGTATTTTCCTTGATAAACATAATAGATAGCAaatgttcaatgaaaatttacacgtatttgtattatcgtttctgagtttatccatgcaaatgtgatattgacGAAACGTAAACttagcctcccgtgatttagcgtgaatgtaatgcgtatgcgaaatattgtaaaatacaaaaatccagataagttccggtatttttaaaggaatgttggttgattattaataatcaaagcttgatttagaaaaaattaaaataaattggtaatcttcaagtacccatgatgttttaaataggaaaaacaaaagacagtactcttccgatttctcggtattaaagcccaaaagttcgagtctattattttaatatagtagtatagatattgcatatgatcttattttcggtaaaaatggtacatgtattccataaatgtaaatatgtcaaagattaggtataagcaaaaataagtgtaaaattcggatattcatttATGGTTAAGCTACCGAGGGGCCACATGGCACAGTATTGTTTGAACGCCCATATtaagccagtgttgctcaggtgagcgatgtggaccattgggcctcttgttatttaaCTAGTTagtgttttaaaaagacatgcattaatattcatattaaaaattcaCAAGAACTATCAGTCATTTCAGGAAGTTTTACAGCTGAGAGCAGTTGTTCAACTCGTATTAGAACCTTTGAAGAAGTTGCAATTGAAAGCttaatgatatatttacatctaccaagtatttcTCCcgtatttcttacggaaacttatagttaattcatagctttatagaaacagccagactgaaatctacacgtccCCGGCTaaaactgacaagaaactgaTGGAAAAGAtatcgacacgccctgtttatcgattagtcCAAACCTTCAACGACCtaaaaaaaatcacggactgcacgaaaaatCATGACGATGTTAGGCTTAAATTCTAACagaagacgatttggctgttagCTATTAGCTAACGTACTAACCTACAATAACAGtgttttagtgaattttacttactttccataatcaaattatcaattagcaaaaagaaaaatgttaatataaacaataaaatactttctttgataatttattcgggttatgaaggtagcgatcattgcaaaaaaaaattacataaccggCGTTaggtattttttctgcaatgtcgctacatCCACCTCCTTATCTTGttacaaaacacaaaaatcttcacatttttaaaacccagaTTAATGtattaaggtacttcactacacccaGACTTGTACCTTTTAAGACACTAAGTCATACGATGGCGATATAAATGTTTAGTTaaactatttacatgtataccgtTCGATTGGGTAGTATagcgtcgtagctcagtggtaaaAGTATTGTGCTTCTGAACCGCAAATCATGAATacgaatccgcctggagcttttgcgtttactaaattaaattatcaaaaatgcaatttttcatcaaatattgcacattttttgcctatttgactgaAATatcttcttatccattatgatatttatcatGATTAAGCACTTTTCGgttgatttgagaaaatatttcaatgtgtagtgagccaccttaatataAACCCACTTTTTTTCATAATGCTTTTATTTCAACCTTAGTAACTGGTTTAACCAATTGTAGTAAAAGATTTCTCTGAATGTTTAGTAAAACCGGTTGTTTTCtgtataaaatgtttatttcatataCCACCATTCACTGTATATCACTAATATTAAATAACCAATGAAGCATGGAAAGGGTTTGAAGTCATAATGTCCCTGAATGGTAAAAGAAGCTATCACGTTTCTTTATTGACTATTAACCATTAcatatacaaaaattaaatacatctcacattttgcaaaatatatattttttctttataattatttgttaattaaaaaaggCTTGTGTCATGCGCCAGTTAATGTATATCCAACTCAGCAACAAACACACAGGTATTAACGCAGTATTTATCAAACCGGAAAACAGGCGGAGAATGACAgacaaaaatataaacacaaAACCCTACGGGTCACACTCTGCAAACCCGGAGTACATGTTTTTTAACATAAGGGTGTCACCATTTTTTTAtctgtttctttcttttatacaaatgtaaaaatactaaatgCAATAAAGGTACTGTTAATCATACAAAATTCTTTATGCAATGACAACGTAAACTGAATTTTGACATATGTCAAGAATTAACACTTAAAAGGGGATTATTACGCCCCACACACAAATCACACGGTTTAATCAAACGGTTTAATCACAAACATAGTCAGATTACCACTTCGATGGGTGACGTTCACGGGTTGGTCTAGATTGCAGGTCATCATCATTGCGAGTATATGGTAAAGCGGCGGCACTGTCAGGGTGTGTTATCTCAGAAACTAGTGGTtcttagctgcaggtctgtagctcccggtctgaaaaaattcggatggacgacctgggagctacagtgcctcccatagtaaatcaaagtcctgaagtactgaaagccgggctcttttggtgtgtctttatgcatattgtgtagaaaagactgaaaatctctctctctctctctctctctctctctcatgcttttaaagtcggcaaagcatcagagagcgaccaaattttgtaagcggctataaacaaaaaatatgtctgtctattagaagttaaaaagtacaacagttgctgccttgaattttgcaacaagcattatatattcaatccccatttcttcatcgcgcagcaaagtagttcatggaaattcatgcgcattgtatgtgtcaaaaatgcatagtaatgtattaataagaaaactaaaaaagatagacaattcattcgaaattttaaaaaaagaaacaaaatgccaacacttttgacaaaacgtggctctttgtgtaactttTTGGTATAGCgaaagctttaccttgacgctgtttggttttttgtttacttgtgctatttatagtaacattggcgatttgcctgcctatagccaggactcagcagagcccggctaaaaactgcaatttacggcgcacaaaaaatgcgctagttttagactgattaatctcatttccgaacatattttgtacaaatgcttaattccaaaaaattcctcggacattttactacaaatatcgtcactttacttgcctctgatattcttttaaacacgatcaccagccctgtaaagtgaagtggtgaagtttgtttacatgtaaaaatggcgactttCGATCTCGACGTgaattaatatactttatttccgaggtcggttagcATGTTTCAAAGAAAGTCGGAGGCAAGTTAAGTAacaatatcagtagtaaattgtctgaagaatttaatgttactttttgttttcaaagaatttgtgtgaaaataaggtaaatcagtccaaaactagcgcaatttctTGCggcgtaaattgcagttttttactatggtaggcactgtagctcccaggtcgtccatccgaattttttcagaccgggagctaaaGACCTGCAGCTAAGTGGTTCTGTGAGTTTATCTGCAGGTGATGAGGGATGAAATGGAGAGAATAGTAGGTATTGTTGGTGGTGAGTGGTATGTTGGATTGGTTTAGTTGTTTTCCAAGTCCATCGATTCACGAGGCGACTCATCACACTCATCGTAAGAGGGTAGGTTGATCGGAACACTGTCTTGACGTATTTCCTGCGATGGTACTAAGTAGCAATCACTGTCTTTAACACGATAAGCTGTTCGTCGGAGCTGGAAGCCACTAAACTTACCAATATGTCGCCAGTCGCCATCGCAAGATAttacgatatacatgtacctgtctcTGGTTTTTGATTTATTACGGTCACAATATACGTTCACCAAGTCACCAATTTTGCTCCGACATCCAGGGGCACTGCTCTTTCCGGGTTGTTTAGAGGCCTGACTGTGCGGGTGATTATCGAGCTTAATGAGCTCATCGTCCACAGGGATCTGATCATGCGAGAACTGGTCACGATGGGTCTACATCTTCTTGGCAGAGAGTCCTCTACTTCTAATTCGTGTATTCAGTCGAGAGGTAATTAAACACAAAGACAATGGAGTAATTGTGCGACACATTGGATCATAACGCAAGATTTCCGATTCTAGTTCCTGTATTGCTCGCTCTGCTACGGGGTTTTCATTGATGATCTTTATACGCCCCACTTCAATGGATATGCGATGCTTGGCTTAGAGTTTTTCGTTGACTTATGCATAAATCCAGGTGCAGGGTCTGTCCGGATTACAGCAAATGGGCCATCTACCGGTAGTAGCTCTAAACACAAAATGAGAAGTCCTTCCCGAAGTGTTTCATGGCGTTCATTTTCAATGAGTAACGTCCGTGTATAGAAAGTTATGTACTCACGCAGAACCAGTACGAGTTGGCGTTCTCGCTTAAGGGCATCAACTGCAAACAAATAGCCAACTTTGTCAGGTGGTTGACTTAAAGAGTGTTCTGGTTGAAATTTAGGTGTACTTTTCAATGCAGTGCACTGATGACACTTGTCTGAGGTGTTGTTAATAGTTTTGCCCATGTCAAGTGCAAAGAAGAAACTATTTACCACTTTTATTAGTTGATTAAGAGATGGATTGTTAAATGAAATGTGTATAGAAGTAAGGAGGCCGTCGAGAACGCTGCGAGGAACGATAATGCACTCCTGTGTTGGGTGGAATGGTATATTATGTTTGACTACCAATAACCCATCCTTGGCAATGGCTGCATGCTGTAAATAACGCTTGACATCCCGAACATTTGTTAACTTTTTGGATGGTCCTGTGCCGTGCAAAAGGTGTGCATGTGTACGTCTCAGGTCAGGACAGTTTTGTTGGATGGCAAGCCACGAGGTTCTTGTGGTAAATGACATGTTGGCTCTCCCCTCCTCTATATCCTCAGTGGTTACTCGTTGAACAACTGACTGGGCGGTAGTGTTAACAAAGGAACAGATTTGGCATCAGGGATCATCACAAGCGGGAGCATTTCGACTGCTGAAATCTGTTGGTTATATAGCCGCACCAGACACATGGCGCAAAAGATACTTACAACCTGGTCACAGTTGACAGGATTGTTGATACACGTGGGCTCGTAGAACATTCGCCACGGCACATTTTCTCGAAGGCCTGCACACATGGCTTACTATCGGTGAGAACACAGGCGTTTAGTGACGACTGTACAATGTATGGACTAAAATGCTTTACAGCTGCTGATATTGAAAGTGCTTCGACCTCACAGGGCAGCCATGTATGCTGATTAGCTCGGAGCTTAGCACTGAAAAATCCAGAGAGGTAAATTTTGTCATTGCGTTTTATGTAGAGTGTAGCCCCAAGTCCTCCACTACGCAGAGCACCGTCAGTGACTATCCACATCTGGCGACCGTTTCACTAACGTATCGTAGATCGTAAACGTAGACGTAAACGTAGCACGTGAGTGCGTTTCACTAAAAGTTGCGAGTTGCGAGTTACGATGGAAGTTGCTCTTAAGTCTACGAGCAGCCAGAGGCACTCGTAAATTGATTTACGTGCacgtaaacaaataaaaatggcCGCCGTGTTTTTATTAGCAGACGACGAGCAGAGAAAATTAATAAGAAGAGAACGTGTTTCGTGTTTTTCGAGGACAAACCCCTTAGACTTTCTGAATGACACGGAGGTGATCGAACGGTATCGTCTACCAAGGGAATTTCTTTTCCGTCTCATAGATCTTGTTAGAGAGGACGCTGAGCCGGACACCCACAGGAGCCATGCACTATCAGCTTGCACACAGGTGAATAAATTTACTGAAGACCGAGTCCGACTTAAACTATGTATATTTAGAGTTATCTGCCATTATATCTCCCATTAAATGTACACACGGAGGAAAAATACAACATGCAGTCACAGAAATGTGTTAGTGTCAACTACTATGATTCATTGTACAAAGACATTACTCACCAAAAAatctatttacttttatttttttcaccttttttattttttttttattaaattacacATTGACAATGTTCGCTCGATGATTAGGTATGCagtaaagagagagagaaaaagagagagagagtgtgtatAATGCATACATTCAAAAcattacaatattaaaattaatacacaGTGTccatgatttaattgatatccTCATTCACTATTTTGTCactaaacaattataataacgtttattaaattttatctaAATTTTAACTGAGCTGtatatcaatggaaaaaaaagttattgtcagatatttacatttacagagaaaaaaatcatacgATGAAAAATTTGAGAGGTATACTAGCATACAttattttacatacatgcagacatatattttcacaattatcaTATCGGTACTACGTCCGATATGActgtattgtatttttttttaaagtaccaCTCAACAATTTCCTCCTAGACCCGCTGTTTCTTTTGGACAGTGAGCGATGGGCTGAATTTCCCGAGAATTACAGCTCATCGCTCGGGATCTGTAACAAGATCCACCAGTATACTGATGGACTCCTCTGTCCAGTTCGCTTTGCAAAAATTGTCGTCCATTTCGCGGATCGTGTCATCTGTCAAAGATTGTTTACGTCTGCTTGGTGTAGAAAATACCTCCGTTGACAGAGGAGTTCCGCAAAGTTGGACGTGTCTCGCAAATCGTAAGTGCTACGTTTACGATAGGTTTAGTGAAGCGCTCGGATACGTGCACGTCCGGAAATCGTAAGTGTACTCCTACGTTTACAATCTAAGAATTGTTAGTGAAACGGTCGCCTGGTCTGAAGCTTGCGGTAGAGTAATTGTCTGATTGGATGAGGGACTTTTCTGGGCCTTTTCAAAGTGGTTATGGAGATCTTCAGTCCACTGAATTTTGTCATTAGAGTCCTTGCCAGAAGTGGCGGTATCTTAAGGAGAATGACCTGTGAGCATCCTTTTAAGACACGTCCAAGGACTTTGAAAGCACCAATAAATGACCTCAAGCCACTGACAGTAGATGGGGCTTGACAGTTGGCTAACGCAGCAATTCGGTGAGAGCTTGCACGAAGAGTGCCTTCACGTCATATCCACCAAAAGATTTTGGTTTCCTTTGGAGTGATCACGGTTTTTGATGCAGATAAGTTAAGGCCATTTCTCTGTAGAGCTTGAAGAGTCCTTGTGGAATTTTTAAGGAGGTCTATAGGGGTAGATCCACCACAGTACAGATCATCGGCTAACTTAGCAACTACACCTTCCTGGACTAAGTCACCCAGAACTCTACAGGTCAGCTCCTCTAAAATGGTCTCTGAGCCAGGCATACCCATTGCGGAACGAGCGTAAACTCTGACGCCACGAAAGGGGGTTACCATACCGCAGTACTTCATGGACTCTTTTGCCAGAGGGATTTGATAAAATGCCTGTGTAATGTTTGTTATTGCAATATATCTCCACTGAGCAATTTGTCGGATAGTCGAATCTACGTCAGGCATAAGCGATGGCTGGGGCTTGCTGTATCTCCCAACATTTGACTAGGACTAATGGGTGTACATACTCGAGATTGACTTTCACAACCTCTGGCCTAGTGAAGACACCACATGCCTCCAACTCGTCAAATTTGTCATGAAGTGTTGAAAGAAGTTGATTATTGTATTGAGGTAAGCGTCCCTTTCTTTGAGGAGGTTGGACTGGCACCATATTAACAGCCTTGAGTGGACCACTGGCACAATTGTAACCTTTAAAATCCGGATTAAACACCTCATCGTATGTGTCGAGAGTCTGTTTGACCTGTGCTTTCATTTCGCGAGAAAGGGTATTATCAGGGTCAAGGTTGACTGCAGCAAAATGTGTGGTTGATTTTTTGCTGTCTTTTGTGCTGAGCTTTGGGTCAGGCGTAGTGCTTTCATATGGAGAAACATCCGGGGAGAAAGTGGATCTCACTAGGCACAAGTGCTGGTTTCTTTTAATGGTACAAGGATCATTTGACAAATTTGCAATCCGTACTTTTCCTGCTACACTCTCTATAAATGAAGGACGGGGCCAATTTGTTGTAGAACTCTGACATGATGTGGGCTCCAGCGAAAATGTGTTGTACTCAACCGGACTAGTCATATTGTCGGGAAGGTTGACCTCAATGTATTCTCCCGGCCACAGAGTTGTGGTGTGTGCCACTGGAGCTCGGAGTACTTGTGTGAGCCGAATGGAGGGACGTCCTTTCCGAGTTTTAGTGCCATACCGGAATACACACTTGTCACTAATTCTGACTTCCTGTCGGGCGGGTCTAATTGTAATGTCATTGGAATTCCAGCCAAAATCGGGGTGTCCAGATTGTCAACAACTAGTCTTTCAAATGTTAACTCTTGCCTTTCATGATTAAAGGTAAGTCGAGTCTCACCAGATACATGGAGCGGTGATAATCCATCGGCCCGGTGGGCATATTGTGAAGAAGGGGTGAATATGCTTGTAGGTTGTCGGCAACATCCGATCGAATCATGTCACCAGTTGCGCCACTGTCAATGGTAATACGAACAGAATGATGTGCCAGAAATGCATCAATGTGTGGAGATTGGCGGATTTGTACCCTGGAAACAGAGGCATCCTGAGGGAATGATATTTCCTCTTCATCACTGCACTGGTTATTGTCTGTACCCATTATCTGTTTTGCCTTGGCAAAGTACATTTTGTCACTTTGGGGTAGGTATGAACAATTACTAAGGTAGTGATTGTAAGGACGACCAGAAGCTTTACACAAAGGGGATGATTTCTGGACTTGCAGCGATGAGGTTTTTGTCACTGACGAAAACTGAACATCCTCTGTGGTTCGTAGTTCTTCTAGTAGCGAATCAAGGGCTTAGGAAATTAGGCTTCAATGTAGCTAGTGGACGTGATCTTCATTCGGCCCCATACCTTTGTTTCACTAATCTTGGAACATCGGGATGGATGAGGGTAAGCCAAGTGAGTACATTAAAGTTCTCCAGTGTAGGGGTAAGTTCTTCATCCTCTTGGATTTCTTGGCCAGTGTGTGTGATACCCAGTTAAGTTTTCAAGAGGTTATCTTCAGTGAACGCCATGAGTCTCTGAAATAAGTCCTCAGGTCTTTCGTTTGGCTGTAGTCGGATGTTTGTAAAGTCCCAGCAAATGGGCACCAGTGGACTGAAATCCATAGTGTAGGCGAATAATCTGCCATATGTTCCTAAGTGTCGTAGAATTATTTATTATGGTGCTCCTCGAAATAATAGGTGTATAATTTGCTATCTGACCGAGCATGAGTTCGAGTGTCCTGACTTTATGTGCGCGGGTCTTGCAATTGGCCTCGGGGACATTTTCATCGTCGTCCACGAATTTTCTATGGGGGTTAGCGTGGGTTTTCTTCCGCCAGGTTGCACCGTTCTCTAAATATGGTAAGAAATTAGTGTCCAGGGATAGAGtgtataataaattttgtcTCCAGTTTTCGTAGGAGTTAACAGTTTCTACTTTTGTCAAGCACCACTGTTTTGGCGCCCTATTCGCCATGTTGTTCACGGTGTTGTACAAAATACGGCAATACCTGAGTGTCCGGGGTGAATCTTTTATCACGCTGTTGCTGTCCGCTTCTAGGAGAGTTGAACATGCAAGAACATGCTTGGGTTCGTAAATGACCGCTGCCAGTTAATGTATATCAAACACAGCAACAAACACACAGGTATTAACGCAGCATTTATTAAACCGGAAAACAGGCGGAGAATGACGgacaaaaatataaacacaGAACCCTACGGGTCACACTCTGCAAACCCGGATTACATGTTATTTAACATAATGATGGTGTTTGGTTCTCCAATTCAAACTGCAAAGTTAACAAAAACATGGGCCGAGCTTTGTTAACATAACAAAGATATGTGAGCTGggtatctcgcttataactcgacgacggacagtaaaaacaaaaaatcaagacCAAAAGCGTAAAAATGACCCATTCAACTTTTGTACAGAATTTTCTGAAATTGTTAGTctttcaaatattcatttttaattaaatataaaattcatttaagaGCAATCGGAATAAATGATAATTCGGGGAATTGcaaagaaattattttcagGATTTCAATGTCAACAACACgttttcaagataaaatatttatttcatgatgTTACATTTACTGTTAATCATGATCAATAAAATAACTCAATTAAGATGCAGATAACTGCAATGAAAGAATTATCTGGATGTTACAAAAAAAGTACTACACGAATTGAGTCTTAAATCTTACACTTGCCGTAGCATCTTGATAATCAAAATCACTCTTTTATTTGAAGATAGTTATGAGTTATTTAATAAGTTTAATCAACCATGCAAGTTTGAATATGGACcattatttgatgcatttttagcccactgagctgaaagctcaagtgagctattctgatcacattttgtctgtcgtccgtctgtctgtctgtccgtccgtctgtccgtctgtctgtaaacttttcacattttcaacatcttctcaagaaccactgggccaatttcaaccaaacttggcacaaagcaaccttagcctaaggggatttaaatttgtgaaaatcatgacccccgggggtagggtggggccacaatggggggtcaaagttttacataggaatat encodes:
- the LOC128174778 gene encoding uncharacterized protein LOC128174778, encoding MCAGLRENVPWRMFYEPTCINNPVNCDQVRRVDALSPTEMKETPIGVVEENQGYLFAILGSSNKEPQQPEGPGPSQSQPSWCVCNFCKEMPTQRERLCCQNDPESCISRLPDFRVLMLDEAVLAVARLYRQDILAWMQ